From a single Ciconia boyciana chromosome 4, ASM3463844v1, whole genome shotgun sequence genomic region:
- the C4H18orf54 gene encoding lung adenoma susceptibility protein 2 isoform X4, producing MLPVFETHQKAVQRGLDTLCPWVFLEDQLERLTLKADRGLESSAEDLSNNLENDGSPSTTDVLGAERSWENAPGASKPLVPVCCEDVENALPFPKADIIHKFLEDCLNDKNKENTFSGGHHHRPLEALKLMLFKLQAIQGSLNQNETAEQKEEFEKIGGSVLPDAAVSPVCGGTVWQLSEKAEAELKLFDSEIIPLSNSIQKALHHLSRLKSLVEDNSNQEQTNDHEEDKQGKKNNL from the exons ATGCTTCCAGTTTTTGAGACACACCAAAAAGCTGTTCAGAG AGGGTTGGACACATTGTgtccttgggtttttttagaagacCAGCTTGAGCGACTTACCTTGAAGGCTGACAGAGGTCTGGAGAGTTCAGCTGAAGATTTGTCAAATAATCTGGAAAATGATGGCAGTCCTTCTACAACAGATGTACTAGGCGCAGAAAGATCATGGGAAAATGCTCCAGGTGCTTC CAAACCACTGGTGCCTGTGTGCTGTGAGGATGTGGAGAATGCTCTACCATTCCCCAAGGCAGATATCATACATAAGTTCTTGGAAGACtgtttaaatgacaaaaataag GAAAATACTTTCTCTGGAGGTCATCATCACAGGCCCCTTGAAGCTTTGAAGCTAATGCTGTTTAAACTTCAAGCAATTCAGGGAAGTTTAAACCAGAATGAAACTGCTGAGCAAAAGGAAGAGTTTGAAAAA atTGGAGGCTCCGTGCTACCCGACGCTGCAGTCTCTCCCGTTTGCGGGGGCACTGTGTGGCAG ctttctgaaaaagcagaggctgaaTTAAAACTGTTTGACAGTGAGATAATCCCTCTTTCTAATTCTATTCAGAA GGCTTTACACCATTTGTCACGCCTTAAAAGTCTTGTTGAAGATAACAGTAACCAAGAGCAGACCAATGATCATGAAGAagataaacaaggaaaaaagaataatctgtGA
- the C4H18orf54 gene encoding lung adenoma susceptibility protein 2 isoform X1 yields MTSSIKENRVCSPDSTISSLLTSYSIDSNNPYSDSLIQYKDKLYSSASEALEAYIEDFDLSLTSSEISTGKICICQSTPKQVEFSKHHAKEKHALDDCNQHIGLDSLASPCRRQTECDPDLISLATDDLLAFPADGSLPFVQRSPFKSRHQSSEWNRRSLKTSFCPYQTSSLDTEGGFTPQENGKAVAHQNPLKDFSRKKCNVYTPDRYNSVSFKGSSRPLSFEENSNTFPVKNYPRWLTSQKSDLSVSGISSIPHFHYPVWLKSYNLFSDSTEESDGQNFNIQGKASSSQTFEILKKRCSVDKDGSDFFEQNGCLDPRGDNKVEESCNHASPDACFQFLRHTKKLFREDQLERLTLKADRGLESSAEDLSNNLENDGSPSTTDVLGAERSWENAPGASKPLVPVCCEDVENALPFPKADIIHKFLEDCLNDKNKENTFSGGHHHRPLEALKLMLFKLQAIQGSLNQNETAEQKEEFEKIGGSVLPDAAVSPVCGGTVWQLSEKAEAELKLFDSEIIPLSNSIQKALHHLSRLKSLVEDNSNQEQTNDHEEDKQGKKNNL; encoded by the exons ATGACAAGCTCAATAAAAGAAAACCGTGTCTGCTCTCCTGATTCAACAATATCTTCTCTTTTAACAAGCTATAGCATTGACAGCAATAATCCATACTCGGACAGTTTGATTCAGTACAAGGACAAGCTTTACAGCTCTGCATCTGAGGCTTTGGAGGCTTATATTGAAGATTTTGATCTAAGTCTCACATCTTCAGAAATAAGCACTGGAAAAATCTGCATATGTCAAAGCACTCCCAAACAAGTTGAGTTTTCAAAGCATCATGCCAAAGAAAAACATG cattgGACGATTGTAATCAGCACATAGGATTGGATTCTCTTGCTTCACCCTGTAGAAGGCAGACTGAGTGTGACCCAGACTTGATTAGTCTTGCGACGGATGATCTGTTAGCATTTCCAGCAGATGGATCACTGCCCTTTGTCCAGCGTAGTCCTTTTAAATCAAGGCATCAAAGTAGTGAGTGGAACCGGCGGTCACTTAAAACATCTTTCTGCCCTTACCAAACCTCATCACTCGATACTGAAGGTGGTTTCACTCCCCAGGAGAATGGGAAAGCTGTTGCTCACCAGAATCCACTCAAAGACTTCAgtagaaagaaatgcaatgtgTATACACCTGACAGGTACAATTCTGTCTCCTTTAAAGGAAGCTCAAGACCCTTGTCTTTTGAAGAGAACTCTAACACTTTTCCTGTTAAGAATTATCCAAGGTGGCTTACTAGTCAGAAGTCTGACTTAAGTGTATCAGGGATAAGTAGTATTCCCCACTTTCACTACCCAGTCTGGCTTAAGAGTTACAACCTTTTTTCTGATTCAACTGAAGAAAGCGATGGTCAAAATTTTAATATACAAGGCAAAGCTTCCTCTTCACAAACTTTTGAGAtcctgaaaaaaagatgctCTGTAGATAAAGACggttctgatttttttgaacAAAATGGTTGCCTGGATCCAAGAGGTGATAACAAAGTAGAAGAAAGTTGCAACCATGCCAGTCCAGATGCATGCTTCCAGTTTTTGAGACACACCAAAAAGCTGTTCAGAG aagacCAGCTTGAGCGACTTACCTTGAAGGCTGACAGAGGTCTGGAGAGTTCAGCTGAAGATTTGTCAAATAATCTGGAAAATGATGGCAGTCCTTCTACAACAGATGTACTAGGCGCAGAAAGATCATGGGAAAATGCTCCAGGTGCTTC CAAACCACTGGTGCCTGTGTGCTGTGAGGATGTGGAGAATGCTCTACCATTCCCCAAGGCAGATATCATACATAAGTTCTTGGAAGACtgtttaaatgacaaaaataag GAAAATACTTTCTCTGGAGGTCATCATCACAGGCCCCTTGAAGCTTTGAAGCTAATGCTGTTTAAACTTCAAGCAATTCAGGGAAGTTTAAACCAGAATGAAACTGCTGAGCAAAAGGAAGAGTTTGAAAAA atTGGAGGCTCCGTGCTACCCGACGCTGCAGTCTCTCCCGTTTGCGGGGGCACTGTGTGGCAG ctttctgaaaaagcagaggctgaaTTAAAACTGTTTGACAGTGAGATAATCCCTCTTTCTAATTCTATTCAGAA GGCTTTACACCATTTGTCACGCCTTAAAAGTCTTGTTGAAGATAACAGTAACCAAGAGCAGACCAATGATCATGAAGAagataaacaaggaaaaaagaataatctgtGA
- the C4H18orf54 gene encoding lung adenoma susceptibility protein 2 isoform X2: protein MTSSIKENRVCSPDSTISSLLTSYSIDSNNPYSDSLIQYKDKLYSSASEALEAYIEDFDLSLTSSEISTGKICICQSTPKQVEFSKHHAKEKHALDDCNQHIGLDSLASPCRRQTECDPDLISLATDDLLAFPADGSLPFVQRSPFKSRHQSSEWNRRSLKTSFCPYQTSSLDTEGGFTPQENGKAVAHQNPLKDFSRKKCNVYTPDRYNSVSFKGSSRPLSFEENSNTFPVKNYPRWLTSQKSDLSVSGISSIPHFHYPVWLKSYNLFSDSTEESDGQNFNIQGKASSSQTFEILKKRCSVDKDGSDFFEQNGCLDPRGDNKVEESCNHASPDACFQFLRHTKKLFREDQLERLTLKADRGLESSAEDLSNNLENDGSPSTTDVLGAERSWENAPGASKPLVPVCCEDVENALPFPKADIIHKFLEDCLNDKNKENTFSGGHHHRPLEALKLMLFKLQAIQGSLNQNETAEQKEEFEKLSEKAEAELKLFDSEIIPLSNSIQKALHHLSRLKSLVEDNSNQEQTNDHEEDKQGKKNNL, encoded by the exons ATGACAAGCTCAATAAAAGAAAACCGTGTCTGCTCTCCTGATTCAACAATATCTTCTCTTTTAACAAGCTATAGCATTGACAGCAATAATCCATACTCGGACAGTTTGATTCAGTACAAGGACAAGCTTTACAGCTCTGCATCTGAGGCTTTGGAGGCTTATATTGAAGATTTTGATCTAAGTCTCACATCTTCAGAAATAAGCACTGGAAAAATCTGCATATGTCAAAGCACTCCCAAACAAGTTGAGTTTTCAAAGCATCATGCCAAAGAAAAACATG cattgGACGATTGTAATCAGCACATAGGATTGGATTCTCTTGCTTCACCCTGTAGAAGGCAGACTGAGTGTGACCCAGACTTGATTAGTCTTGCGACGGATGATCTGTTAGCATTTCCAGCAGATGGATCACTGCCCTTTGTCCAGCGTAGTCCTTTTAAATCAAGGCATCAAAGTAGTGAGTGGAACCGGCGGTCACTTAAAACATCTTTCTGCCCTTACCAAACCTCATCACTCGATACTGAAGGTGGTTTCACTCCCCAGGAGAATGGGAAAGCTGTTGCTCACCAGAATCCACTCAAAGACTTCAgtagaaagaaatgcaatgtgTATACACCTGACAGGTACAATTCTGTCTCCTTTAAAGGAAGCTCAAGACCCTTGTCTTTTGAAGAGAACTCTAACACTTTTCCTGTTAAGAATTATCCAAGGTGGCTTACTAGTCAGAAGTCTGACTTAAGTGTATCAGGGATAAGTAGTATTCCCCACTTTCACTACCCAGTCTGGCTTAAGAGTTACAACCTTTTTTCTGATTCAACTGAAGAAAGCGATGGTCAAAATTTTAATATACAAGGCAAAGCTTCCTCTTCACAAACTTTTGAGAtcctgaaaaaaagatgctCTGTAGATAAAGACggttctgatttttttgaacAAAATGGTTGCCTGGATCCAAGAGGTGATAACAAAGTAGAAGAAAGTTGCAACCATGCCAGTCCAGATGCATGCTTCCAGTTTTTGAGACACACCAAAAAGCTGTTCAGAG aagacCAGCTTGAGCGACTTACCTTGAAGGCTGACAGAGGTCTGGAGAGTTCAGCTGAAGATTTGTCAAATAATCTGGAAAATGATGGCAGTCCTTCTACAACAGATGTACTAGGCGCAGAAAGATCATGGGAAAATGCTCCAGGTGCTTC CAAACCACTGGTGCCTGTGTGCTGTGAGGATGTGGAGAATGCTCTACCATTCCCCAAGGCAGATATCATACATAAGTTCTTGGAAGACtgtttaaatgacaaaaataag GAAAATACTTTCTCTGGAGGTCATCATCACAGGCCCCTTGAAGCTTTGAAGCTAATGCTGTTTAAACTTCAAGCAATTCAGGGAAGTTTAAACCAGAATGAAACTGCTGAGCAAAAGGAAGAGTTTGAAAAA ctttctgaaaaagcagaggctgaaTTAAAACTGTTTGACAGTGAGATAATCCCTCTTTCTAATTCTATTCAGAA GGCTTTACACCATTTGTCACGCCTTAAAAGTCTTGTTGAAGATAACAGTAACCAAGAGCAGACCAATGATCATGAAGAagataaacaaggaaaaaagaataatctgtGA
- the C4H18orf54 gene encoding lung adenoma susceptibility protein 2 isoform X3: protein MTSSIKENRVCSPDSTISSLLTSYSIDSNNPYSDSLIQYKDKLYSSASEALEAYIEDFDLSLTSSEISTGKICICQSTPKQVEFSKHHAKEKHALDDCNQHIGLDSLASPCRRQTECDPDLISLATDDLLAFPADGSLPFVQRSPFKSRHQSSEWNRRSLKTSFCPYQTSSLDTEGGFTPQENGKAVAHQNPLKDFSRKKCNVYTPDRYNSVSFKGSSRPLSFEENSNTFPVKNYPRWLTSQKSDLSVSGISSIPHFHYPVWLKSYNLFSDSTEESDGQNFNIQGKASSSQTFEILKKRCSVDKDGSDFFEQNGCLDPRGDNKVEESCNHASPDACFQFLRHTKKLFREDQLERLTLKADRGLESSAEDLSNNLENDGSPSTTDVLGAERSWENAPGASKPLVPVCCEDVENALPFPKADIIHKFLEDCLNDKNKEPFILVSSREMSTEPSILVERHTIIL from the exons ATGACAAGCTCAATAAAAGAAAACCGTGTCTGCTCTCCTGATTCAACAATATCTTCTCTTTTAACAAGCTATAGCATTGACAGCAATAATCCATACTCGGACAGTTTGATTCAGTACAAGGACAAGCTTTACAGCTCTGCATCTGAGGCTTTGGAGGCTTATATTGAAGATTTTGATCTAAGTCTCACATCTTCAGAAATAAGCACTGGAAAAATCTGCATATGTCAAAGCACTCCCAAACAAGTTGAGTTTTCAAAGCATCATGCCAAAGAAAAACATG cattgGACGATTGTAATCAGCACATAGGATTGGATTCTCTTGCTTCACCCTGTAGAAGGCAGACTGAGTGTGACCCAGACTTGATTAGTCTTGCGACGGATGATCTGTTAGCATTTCCAGCAGATGGATCACTGCCCTTTGTCCAGCGTAGTCCTTTTAAATCAAGGCATCAAAGTAGTGAGTGGAACCGGCGGTCACTTAAAACATCTTTCTGCCCTTACCAAACCTCATCACTCGATACTGAAGGTGGTTTCACTCCCCAGGAGAATGGGAAAGCTGTTGCTCACCAGAATCCACTCAAAGACTTCAgtagaaagaaatgcaatgtgTATACACCTGACAGGTACAATTCTGTCTCCTTTAAAGGAAGCTCAAGACCCTTGTCTTTTGAAGAGAACTCTAACACTTTTCCTGTTAAGAATTATCCAAGGTGGCTTACTAGTCAGAAGTCTGACTTAAGTGTATCAGGGATAAGTAGTATTCCCCACTTTCACTACCCAGTCTGGCTTAAGAGTTACAACCTTTTTTCTGATTCAACTGAAGAAAGCGATGGTCAAAATTTTAATATACAAGGCAAAGCTTCCTCTTCACAAACTTTTGAGAtcctgaaaaaaagatgctCTGTAGATAAAGACggttctgatttttttgaacAAAATGGTTGCCTGGATCCAAGAGGTGATAACAAAGTAGAAGAAAGTTGCAACCATGCCAGTCCAGATGCATGCTTCCAGTTTTTGAGACACACCAAAAAGCTGTTCAGAG aagacCAGCTTGAGCGACTTACCTTGAAGGCTGACAGAGGTCTGGAGAGTTCAGCTGAAGATTTGTCAAATAATCTGGAAAATGATGGCAGTCCTTCTACAACAGATGTACTAGGCGCAGAAAGATCATGGGAAAATGCTCCAGGTGCTTC CAAACCACTGGTGCCTGTGTGCTGTGAGGATGTGGAGAATGCTCTACCATTCCCCAAGGCAGATATCATACATAAGTTCTTGGAAGACtgtttaaatgacaaaaataag GAACCCTTTATCCTTGTCTCATCTAGGGAGATGAGCACTGAGCCCAGTATTCTAGTTGAAAGGCATACTATTATTTTATGA
- the STARD6 gene encoding stAR-related lipid transfer protein 6 isoform X2: MDYKKITDEVSEKILSYSQDTSGWRVIKVSKNVTVSSKPSKEYAGNIYRGEGIIKEVPSKIIPFMYLPEYRSKWDKALKSYKLLERIDQDTGIYHSVTHSYAVSVEYSSCPPTPSCVRGYNNPCGYVCSPLPENPEHSKLVVFIQPELGGMLPGSVVETALPTTLINLITETRAGLKGLKDCN; the protein is encoded by the exons ATGGACTATAAGAAAATAACGGatgaagtttcagaaaaaatttTATCATACAGTCAAGATACTTCAGGATGGAGAGTGATAAAAGTTTCA aaaaatgttaCAGTTTCTTCAAAGCCTTCAAAAGAGTATGCAGGAAATAT ATACCGTGGAGAAGGGATAATTAAGGAAGTCCCTAgtaaaattattccttttatgTATCTTCCTGAGTATCGAAGCAAATGGGACAAAGCATTAAAATCTTACAAGCTATTAGAAAGGATTGACCAG GACACTGGTATATACCACAGTGTAACACATAGTTATG CTGTCAGCGTGGAATACTCCAGCTGCCCTCCAACTCCCTCTTGTGTCCGAGGCTATAACAATCCCTGTGGATATGTGTGTTCACCTTTACCTGA GAATCCAGAGCATTCTAAGCTAGTGGTATTTATTCAGCCAGAACTAGGAGGAATGCTTCCAGGTTCTGTAGTGGAGACAGCATTACCTACTACTCTCATAAACTTAATCACTGAAACAAGAGCTGGACTGAAAGGCTTGAAAGACTGTAATTAA
- the STARD6 gene encoding stAR-related lipid transfer protein 6 isoform X1: protein MDYKKITDEVSEKILSYSQDTSGWRVIKVSKNVTVSSKPSKEYAGNIYRGEGIIKEVPSKIIPFMYLPEYRSKWDKALKSYKLLERIDQDTGIYHSVTHSYGMGLISSRDFVDLLHVKPYPGDILTTNSVSVEYSSCPPTPSCVRGYNNPCGYVCSPLPENPEHSKLVVFIQPELGGMLPGSVVETALPTTLINLITETRAGLKGLKDCN from the exons ATGGACTATAAGAAAATAACGGatgaagtttcagaaaaaatttTATCATACAGTCAAGATACTTCAGGATGGAGAGTGATAAAAGTTTCA aaaaatgttaCAGTTTCTTCAAAGCCTTCAAAAGAGTATGCAGGAAATAT ATACCGTGGAGAAGGGATAATTAAGGAAGTCCCTAgtaaaattattccttttatgTATCTTCCTGAGTATCGAAGCAAATGGGACAAAGCATTAAAATCTTACAAGCTATTAGAAAGGATTGACCAG GACACTGGTATATACCACAGTGTAACACATAGTTATGGTATGGGACTGATTTCATCAAGAGATTTTGTTGACCTGCTGCATGTTAAACCATATCCTGGTGATATCCTTACAACTAACT CTGTCAGCGTGGAATACTCCAGCTGCCCTCCAACTCCCTCTTGTGTCCGAGGCTATAACAATCCCTGTGGATATGTGTGTTCACCTTTACCTGA GAATCCAGAGCATTCTAAGCTAGTGGTATTTATTCAGCCAGAACTAGGAGGAATGCTTCCAGGTTCTGTAGTGGAGACAGCATTACCTACTACTCTCATAAACTTAATCACTGAAACAAGAGCTGGACTGAAAGGCTTGAAAGACTGTAATTAA